The proteins below are encoded in one region of Myxococcales bacterium:
- a CDS encoding N-acetylmuramoyl-L-alanine amidase codes for MTQIRLHQTALCLIALSFGCTPAAEFGIGEASDALTAPVSRDTWINGNSETQCEAIDKVPRYRITVHHTDQHDVTDGESSARSILAYHRSRVANEYEESWWCDVGYHFLIAPSGTIYEGRPIEYIGSHTAYQNDGNIGIALMGNYEQEEPSLAMKSALKDLLGYITTTLGFDIDLEGRHAHCANPDDENESEDGGFCLRGHGETKNNVTTCPGKYVFPVLNEIRGASDPEFRYRPQHDPSALQPTAEGLSRVIDQSASPEEQQAHAEYYEERTCTLTDKDGNASIHGFDEDAWRAMGGQCYSAADTTPPCADGSSDYTWKCAYHNTYGLVAGLCIGGRFAAYSTEKLPTSQCFACNNPDYVEGQGEPTYSGSSYSGNCLYIADN; via the coding sequence ATGACTCAAATTCGTTTACATCAGACTGCACTCTGTTTGATAGCCCTATCCTTTGGATGCACGCCGGCTGCCGAGTTTGGCATAGGCGAAGCCTCCGACGCACTTACGGCTCCAGTGTCTCGAGATACCTGGATCAATGGCAACTCAGAAACACAATGTGAAGCCATCGATAAGGTACCACGATACCGAATTACGGTACATCACACCGACCAACACGATGTGACCGATGGCGAGAGTTCGGCCCGAAGTATTCTAGCTTACCACCGAAGCCGCGTCGCCAACGAATACGAAGAGTCGTGGTGGTGTGACGTGGGGTACCACTTCCTTATCGCTCCTTCAGGCACGATTTACGAAGGACGGCCCATTGAATACATCGGTTCGCACACAGCGTATCAAAACGATGGCAATATCGGTATTGCGCTCATGGGTAACTATGAGCAAGAAGAGCCAAGTTTAGCCATGAAGAGCGCACTAAAAGACCTGCTTGGCTACATCACCACCACCTTGGGGTTTGATATCGATCTAGAGGGCAGGCACGCACACTGCGCAAACCCTGACGATGAAAATGAAAGCGAAGACGGCGGCTTTTGCCTAAGAGGCCATGGCGAAACCAAGAATAACGTGACTACTTGTCCGGGCAAATACGTGTTCCCCGTCCTCAACGAAATAAGAGGCGCCTCCGATCCAGAGTTCCGATATCGACCACAGCATGATCCGAGTGCACTGCAACCGACAGCCGAGGGATTAAGTCGCGTGATTGACCAGTCTGCAAGCCCTGAAGAGCAACAAGCTCATGCCGAATACTACGAAGAACGAACTTGTACCCTTACGGACAAAGACGGCAACGCAAGCATTCACGGTTTTGACGAAGACGCATGGCGCGCCATGGGTGGACAGTGCTATTCCGCAGCCGATACCACACCTCCCTGCGCTGACGGATCATCCGACTACACTTGGAAATGTGCCTATCACAATACCTACGGACTCGTTGCTGGTTTGTGTATTGGAGGAAGGTTCGCGGCCTACAGCACCGAGAAGCTCCCAACCTCACAATGCTTTGCTTGCAACAACCCGGACTATGTTGAGGGACAGGGCGAGCCCACCTATTCTGGCTCAAGCTACTCAGGCAACTGCCTCTATATTGCAGATAACTAA
- a CDS encoding SDR family oxidoreductase, with product MADNASSKIALVTGANRGIGFEVCKQLGKQGHHVIVGARDEHKGQEAQQALQQEGIEAMHVVLEVTDSQSIRAAAEYLRTKFGRIDVLINNAGVFLDQHEASEEHPASALGTDIDVIRRTLEINTFAPLALCQAFIPGMLEGGYGRVVNVSSGLGQLSEMNGGNPAYRISKTALNAVTKILADELRESSVKVNSVCPGWVQTDMGGPNATRKVQEGASGIVWAATLPDDGPSGGFFRDGKAIAW from the coding sequence ATGGCAGATAATGCATCCTCTAAAATAGCACTCGTTACAGGTGCCAATCGCGGTATTGGTTTTGAAGTGTGCAAGCAGCTCGGCAAACAAGGGCACCATGTCATTGTGGGTGCGCGTGATGAGCACAAAGGGCAAGAGGCGCAGCAAGCTTTGCAACAAGAAGGTATTGAAGCCATGCATGTTGTACTCGAAGTAACCGATTCTCAAAGCATTCGTGCTGCCGCGGAATACTTACGCACCAAGTTTGGTCGAATCGACGTGCTTATCAACAATGCCGGTGTTTTCTTGGATCAGCACGAAGCAAGCGAAGAGCATCCTGCATCGGCACTGGGAACGGACATCGATGTCATTCGTCGCACGCTTGAGATTAATACCTTCGCACCGCTTGCGCTTTGCCAGGCCTTTATCCCGGGCATGCTCGAAGGTGGTTACGGTCGGGTGGTCAACGTTTCAAGTGGCTTAGGGCAACTCTCTGAGATGAACGGCGGCAACCCAGCGTATCGCATTTCAAAAACCGCACTGAATGCTGTGACAAAGATTCTTGCTGATGAACTTAGAGAAAGTTCAGTGAAAGTTAATTCAGTGTGTCCAGGTTGGGTTCAAACCGACATGGGCGGTCCAAATGCGACCCGCAAAGTGCAAGAGGGAGCTTCGGGGATTGTTTGGGCTGCGACTTTGCCCGATGACGGGCCGTCGGGCGGATTTTTCCGAGATGGGAAAGCCATCGCTTGGTAG
- a CDS encoding CoA pyrophosphatase, translating to MSILEKKLPRTIPAHERLIAGVALVLRQTKSGSELLMIERAERHGDPWSGHMAFPGGRAQREDKTLTDTVLREVHEEIGWDLTQQAEYLGHLGPLPIRARGGLTGEELLPLVFDLREERDFVLNEEVNEVFWFPLQAFGSDDFRITFPYLHEGKSYDLPAYLMRNKRIWGLSYRMIQRLLG from the coding sequence GTGAGTATTTTAGAAAAAAAATTACCTAGGACTATTCCTGCGCATGAACGATTGATAGCAGGCGTTGCGCTTGTGTTGCGTCAAACTAAGAGCGGATCAGAGCTGCTCATGATTGAACGTGCCGAACGCCATGGCGATCCATGGTCAGGACACATGGCTTTTCCCGGAGGCAGGGCTCAACGCGAAGATAAGACCCTCACGGACACGGTTCTGCGAGAGGTCCACGAGGAAATCGGATGGGATCTCACCCAGCAAGCGGAGTATTTGGGGCATTTGGGACCTTTGCCAATCCGAGCTCGAGGAGGGCTAACGGGCGAAGAACTGCTGCCTTTGGTCTTTGATTTGCGAGAAGAGCGCGATTTTGTACTTAATGAAGAAGTTAATGAAGTGTTTTGGTTTCCACTTCAAGCGTTTGGTTCGGACGATTTCCGCATTACCTTCCCGTACCTGCACGAAGGCAAGAGCTATGATCTTCCTGCTTATCTTATGCGCAATAAACGCATCTGGGGATTGAGCTATCGCATGATTCAACGCTTGCTAGGGTAG